Within the Osmerus mordax isolate fOsmMor3 chromosome 6, fOsmMor3.pri, whole genome shotgun sequence genome, the region ACTTCCTCTCTGGGGTGCCTGCTAATTCTAGCTTAGAGCAGTTCCTTGTACAGCAGGGAACCCACAACCACCTGGGGATTGGTTTAGGTCAGGCAGGTGGGGAGTCCAGCTCGGGCCTTGCTCCCCCTCCCGCTTTGCATTCCTCTCACTCGCATGGCCACTCCACGCCTCAGCAGCAACAGCAACCCCCACAGCAACAGCAGTTACCACCCCACACCCTATCTCACCCACACTCCCACTctcaccctcaccaccccctccaccctggctcACAACCCTCTTTGGGTGGCTTTGACTTCCAGGGCATCCCCGTACTGTCGTCCAATCAGATAGCTTCTTTGATGCAACAGGAAACAggtctgcccctccctctgccgCTGCATCTGTCCCTGTCCAAGGATGACGGCAAAGGGGACAGCAGCGGAGGAGGAAGCAGTAGTAGTAGGAGGAAGAAAGCGATGGCTGGCTATCTGCCTCAGAGGAAATCTGACAGTGGCaataacagcagcagcagccatggTCACAGCAGCCATAGCGGCAACGCCAACGCTAGCAGTAGCGCAGGAGGGCTTAGCCACGATCAGTCCCAAGGAATGATAGGCAGTGGGGTTGGTGGGGTTGTCATGACGGGTATGGGGGGTGACCCATCTTCCCTCCTCAACTCCTCatcttcttcatcctcatcaGTTGTGtcgtcatcttcctcctctgcccccgCCTCAGCTGCACCCTCGGTGTTAGTAACTAACGGTGCTCACCTTTCTAAACCTGATAACCAGGGCACAATGCCACCTGCGTCCTCACAGCCTGATCCAGAGGCCCTTTATCACTGTGGCGAGTGTGGGAAAACGTTCACTCACCTCTCCAGCCTTCGCAGGCATCTGCGTATGCATGAGTCAACTGCAGCAGGTACTAGCAATAACGCCAACATTGCCCCAAACCCAACTCATATCAAAACCCAATCTGACCCAAGCCTCCCCCATTCCACCCAGGATAACTCTCAGTCCTCTTCCAATTCAGCCCAAGCATCAtcctcctgccccagccctgACAAGACCTTCCACTGCTCCGATTGTGGAAAAGGCTTCAAGAAAAAAGGGCATCTCCTCCAACATGGCGTCATCCATTCTGAAGCTCGACCGTACGGCTGTTCCATCTGTTCCCGGGCGTTCAACCGCAGAGAGTCACTCACACGCCACGAGAAGATTCATGAGGAGAAGCCCTTCAGATGCCCTGCCTGCAGCCGCTGCTTCCGTGAGAGCACATCCCTTCTCAACCACGCCGCCTCTGGGACATGCGGCAAGCCAGGTAGGGGACCAAAACCACGGGACATCAAGACGGGGGCTGATGgggagggcaggctgggggaagagggcggaggagggagtggaggagttgGGGGTTACCAGAGTGGTAGGGGTGTGATTTATGGGAaaactgaggaagaggagggtgtgatTATGGTGGGCGAGGGGGAGCAGAAGTCAGGCTTGGGGTGTGATGGTCTTTATCAGTCGGGAAGGGGAGGGAATGCTAACAGCAGAGACAGAGCAGATGGTAAATACCCTACTGACTACTCTCGGAATCGTTACACAGGCTACCATGACGACCACCGCTCTCAAGGTAACCCATCTCCATGTTACTCTGGAGCCTCCCCTTGTGGGAGCGGGATGGTGGGCCCGGCGCTGAGGAAGGCGCCATTGGCCCCTACGCTGCACCCTCACCCTCAGAATCAAAACCAACCACACCACcatcagcagcaacagcagcagccccatctgcccctgtcctccctcctcgacGACTCTGAGGACGACGTCACTAGCTCTGTCAACAATGCCATCTCCGCCATAGCAGCAGCTGCGGCCAACTGTGATCTCAACAACAGTGGGAACCGTGGGGACGATAGAAGGGATATCATCGGGGGCTTACTGGGGGGGCTGGGCCTCGGCCCCCTGgggtccccctcctccacttccgGAATGGATAAGAACtataggggaggggggaatcaGGAGGGAATGAGTGGTAACATGACCCATAACCAAGGTAATAATCCACAAAACCCTGCTGTCAAACCAAAACGACCCAGAAAGCCCAGAGCCAAGAAAGAGCCAGGTACTGATGGACTTCCCCCCAAGCGGAGACAGTACACCCCCAGAGCCCCGGGGCCTGGCGGCATCCCACGCCCGTATCTGTGCAGTGTCTGCGGCCGAGGGTTCGCACGCCGCGAGACCCTCCGCCGACACGACCGCATCCACACGGGGGAGAAGCCCCATCACTGCACCGTCTGCGGGAAGTACTTCAGAGAGGCCTTCCATCTCAGCAAGCATCAAACTGTCCACTCCGGAGCCAAGAACTACAAGTGCAGCCTCTGTGGGAAAGAATTCGGCTACTCGCAGAGTCTCAAGAGACATGGGAAGCTTCACCAGAAGGGGGAACTGGAGGAGGTACCCACTACACCAGGTGGGGAGAACCTTAACAGCTTTAACACAAATCCTGCATGTGGCATGAGCCAAGACAGGAATCAGAACCAAGGTAACACATCCTCCTATTACTCATATCCCCAGGATGTCAAGCCTCAAGGCTCCAacacccagcccccacccagGCTCTACACCTGCGCGATATGCTGGAAGTCTTTCCGCCATCACTTCCACCTGACCGCCCATCACCAGACGGTCCatgagagcggaggagagaagctgttctgctgtgaggtgtgtgggaaGGCGTTTGCCTACTCCAACAGCCTCACTCGACACCGGCTCTCTCAGCACGGGCTGACACGCTCTGTCCAGTCCGGCGCGCAGGAGGTTGGCAGTGGGGGGAATAGcgttggtggtggtggcggcgtCGGCGTCGGAGGGTCTGGTTCAGAAAGTGAAGCTGCCACTAACACCCTGCTTCAGATGGCTCCTTCCACCGAGGGCCACGGAGGACAGCAGAGTCACAGCGTCGTCACCCACggtcacccccagcctcagccgcCAGCTGGCTACTCCCCCCTGTTCTACGATGCGGCTGCAGCTCATTCCTCCACCTCCAACGTCCCTCCTTactcccagcctctgcccccaaACTCCACAATAATGCCCCCCCATCACCAGCATTCCCCAGCAGGCGTGAAAGGGGAGCACATTTACCCAGCAGGACCCAGCAGTCACACCCTGCACACCACAGCTCCATTCCAGCCCCTCACCGAGCTGCCATCCACTGAACatcatcaccttcatcatcaccatcattcacaccaccatctccaccaccaATCAGATCCTCAGTCTTGTCACCACAGCCACCAGGGCATCCAATCACAAAACGAAGTAAGGAggcacaagaagaagaaaaaaaagtcagaggggagagatgggagggagggcagatggGAAGAGTCCTCAGGTTTAGTCAGAGctgaagggaaaaaagagaagagaaagagatctCATTTGCAACGGCAGTTTAGAAACAAAAAACAAGCCTCCCTCCTCTTGAAGATTAGAcgtgggggggaagagggagggggagattacGAGCTTGTCACAACCCGAGGTATGAAGATACAGATGCTGTCGTCTCTCAAAGTCCCCGTCAAATGTTTCGCTTGCCCCTTCTGTCCCAATGCCAAGTTTGCCCGCCAGGCAAGTCTGCTTGCCCACAGGGCGGCAAACCACCCACCAAGAGTGCTGGCACCAGAGGAGCGGCTGAGGTGTCCTGTGTGTGGGAAGCAGTCCCGCAGGGCCCTGTCGGCCTTCATCCATCGGGCCTCCCATCGAGCCGAGGGCTCCTTCTCTTGCCGTCGCTGCTCTGCTTGCTTCTGGAACGCCACACTCCTCCGCAGGCACAAGGTGTCCTGCCGCCGCAGGGCCAAGGGATTGCCACGAGGGGGCGCTATCAGTCTGAAGTTATCCAAGAGAGCGTGGGAGAGGAAGAACACCGAGGTTCAGGCGGAGGTGTCGTCCATGCAGGGAGACTACAGATACTAAagccttttttcttttctttttttgacatCTTATATGGTGGCATTTAAGAGGAATATTCCGTTAATAAATGGAGTGAATGATGGTCTTGGTTTATTGGGGTTAAAGAGGGACTACAAATGCCTTTAGTACACGTGATCATTTAGGTTTGGACCTCATTTACTCAAAATTGACTTTTAGAACTACTGTAGATCAACCTTACCTGAAATTCTTCCTAACTATATTGGAGGATGTTGTGAAGACATGACTGTTTCCATAGGATCATTAACCCTTAAGTGCATTGACACTACGCTTGGCTGACACTGTGCAGTTATTAGACAAGTTTAGGTGATTTGACCTGCTTAAGAATCTCTTACCCTGCCCGTTCACTAGGACCCCTGCTACACCCTTCGCTGTATGATATTTGTCTCTGCTGTATACtatgtcttgtgtgtgtattcacttaGAGCCCTTTTGgggattttttaaatgtaaaaaaaaaaaaagtgcattTATTAGGAGTAGGGAGAAAGGGGCGGGGACTTTGGTTGGTAGAGTCAGTTCGCTGCATGTGTGTTCTCTGGTAAGTTTGTCTCCGAGATTGTGAATTCACTGCTATGTGATGGTTTATTCAGTATATCCCAAAAGGTCATGCTTTGAATTTAAGTTAAAAGATCGCTTAAATTTCCCCTGTGATTAAATCACGTTATGAAATGTAAGCTTGAGAAGAACATAATTCAAAAGATGTTACAAGGAGATTTACTTCCTGCCAAAACAAATTGACAATGCCTTGCTTATCATGTCCAGTTAATTTCCGTTTCAAAAACAGCTTTTTTATACCAGGAGGTTGGACTTGAAGACAGGTTGAAACAAGTGTACTGTAACATATTGTGTTTTCATCACAGTTTATTTCTTTCTCACAAAGTCCTATAAGCTTTTATTATTAGTGCTTTATACTGGGTTGAAGACTGGGAGGGTCATTGTAGCAAAAGGTTATGATTATATATCGattaatgtgcgtgtgtgtgtgtgcgtataacCTAATCGGTCTACCTGCCAATCCCATATTTAGTCCTTCTATGTTTTGGCTGAGTTGCAATCATGTTCATACCCTTGTCAtgccttgttttgtttttttcttctgaagaaaaaaagacaaataataGTTCTAAGTACATTTCTATCACTTTATTTACTTATTAAAAGTAGTTGTTGATTATATTTCAGCATTGGATA harbors:
- the si:dkeyp-69b9.6 gene encoding uncharacterized protein si:dkeyp-69b9.6 isoform X2, giving the protein MESGGSGRSGGSSSSSRSARSGGTNSSVIGRSSDSGRGDSGGSRGSGGITSSLGRSASVSSGGIIVAAPGAGGVAPAPPCASEWEMFQFGKYNLDIIEMLSGHQAHQFKGLGLERQLQHQQQVQLHQHQLQQQQQQQAESSGALLSGLGLGPLQGSRSNAFSDSASIFAKMSAPPPPPLQQQPSSSQSSRSKSSKMSSSSSSSHVPGYPQFLRSFHPSDAALAQEQLHPGVGRFEHFAGGSSSGGSAGGLGGLVTSAPPPPPPLHPGLSVPQASPGPSSSSPSPSSSVAASNNPPSSAVTSLGHQLVGAQSDARSLHQQFSCMLAANQYFLSGVPANSSLEQFLVQQGTHNHLGIGLGQAGGESSSGLAPPPALHSSHSHGHSTPQQQQQPPQQQQLPPHTLSHPHSHSHPHHPLHPGSQPSLGGFDFQGIPVLSSNQIASLMQQETGLPLPLPLHLSLSKDDGKGDSSGGGSSSSRRKKAMAGYLPQRKSDSGNNSSSSHGHSSHSGNANASSSAGGLSHDQSQGMIGSGVGGVVMTGMGGDPSSLLNSSSSSSSSVVSSSSSSAPASAAPSVLVTNGAHLSKPDNQGTMPPASSQPDPEALYHCGECGKTFTHLSSLRRHLRMHESTAAAQASSSCPSPDKTFHCSDCGKGFKKKGHLLQHGVIHSEARPYGCSICSRAFNRRESLTRHEKIHEEKPFRCPACSRCFRESTSLLNHAASGTCGKPGYHDDHRSQGNPSPCYSGASPCGSGMVGPALRKAPLAPTLHPHPQNQNQPHHHQQQQQQPHLPLSSLLDDSEDDVTSSVNNAISAIAAAAANCDLNNSGNRGDDRRDIIGGLLGGLGLGPLGSPSSTSGMDKNYRGGGNQEGMSGNMTHNQGNNPQNPAVKPKRPRKPRAKKEPGTDGLPPKRRQYTPRAPGPGGIPRPYLCSVCGRGFARRETLRRHDRIHTGEKPHHCTVCGKYFREAFHLSKHQTVHSGAKNYKCSLCGKEFGYSQSLKRHGKLHQKGELEEVPTTPGGENLNSFNTNPACGMSQDRNQNQGNTSSYYSYPQDVKPQGSNTQPPPRLYTCAICWKSFRHHFHLTAHHQTVHESGGEKLFCCEVCGKAFAYSNSLTRHRLSQHGLTRSVQSGAQEVGSGGNSVGGGGGVGVGGSGSESEAATNTLLQMAPSTEGHGGQQSHSVVTHGHPQPQPPAGYSPLFYDAAAAHSSTSNVPPYSQPLPPNSTIMPPHHQHSPAGVKGEHIYPAGPSSHTLHTTAPFQPLTELPSTEHHHLHHHHHSHHHLHHQSDPQSCHHSHQGIQSQNEVRRHKKKKKKSEGRDGREGRWEESSGLVRAEGKKEKRKRSHLQRQFRNKKQASLLLKIRRGGEEGGGDYELVTTRGMKIQMLSSLKVPVKCFACPFCPNAKFARQASLLAHRAANHPPRVLAPEERLRCPVCGKQSRRALSAFIHRASHRAEGSFSCRRCSACFWNATLLRRHKVSCRRRAKGLPRGGAISLKLSKRAWERKNTEVQAEVSSMQGDYRY
- the si:dkeyp-69b9.6 gene encoding uncharacterized protein si:dkeyp-69b9.6 isoform X1 — encoded protein: MESGGSGRSGGSSSSSRSARSGGTNSSVIGRSSDSGRGDSGGSRGSGGITSSLGRSASVSSGGIIVAAPGAGGVAPAPPCASEWEMFQFGKYNLDIIEMLSGHQAHQFKGLGLERQLQHQQQVQLHQHQLQQQQQQQAESSGALLSGLGLGPLQGSRSNAFSDSASIFAKMSAPPPPPLQQQPSSSQSSRSKSSKMSSSSSSSHVPGYPQFLRSFHPSDAALAQEQLHPGVGRFEHFAGGSSSGGSAGGLGGLVTSAPPPPPPLHPGLSVPQASPGPSSSSPSPSSSVAASNNPPSSAVTSLGHQLVGAQSDARSLHQQFSCMLAANQYFLSGVPANSSLEQFLVQQGTHNHLGIGLGQAGGESSSGLAPPPALHSSHSHGHSTPQQQQQPPQQQQLPPHTLSHPHSHSHPHHPLHPGSQPSLGGFDFQGIPVLSSNQIASLMQQETGLPLPLPLHLSLSKDDGKGDSSGGGSSSSRRKKAMAGYLPQRKSDSGNNSSSSHGHSSHSGNANASSSAGGLSHDQSQGMIGSGVGGVVMTGMGGDPSSLLNSSSSSSSSVVSSSSSSAPASAAPSVLVTNGAHLSKPDNQGTMPPASSQPDPEALYHCGECGKTFTHLSSLRRHLRMHESTAAGTSNNANIAPNPTHIKTQSDPSLPHSTQDNSQSSSNSAQASSSCPSPDKTFHCSDCGKGFKKKGHLLQHGVIHSEARPYGCSICSRAFNRRESLTRHEKIHEEKPFRCPACSRCFRESTSLLNHAASGTCGKPGYHDDHRSQGNPSPCYSGASPCGSGMVGPALRKAPLAPTLHPHPQNQNQPHHHQQQQQQPHLPLSSLLDDSEDDVTSSVNNAISAIAAAAANCDLNNSGNRGDDRRDIIGGLLGGLGLGPLGSPSSTSGMDKNYRGGGNQEGMSGNMTHNQGNNPQNPAVKPKRPRKPRAKKEPGTDGLPPKRRQYTPRAPGPGGIPRPYLCSVCGRGFARRETLRRHDRIHTGEKPHHCTVCGKYFREAFHLSKHQTVHSGAKNYKCSLCGKEFGYSQSLKRHGKLHQKGELEEVPTTPGGENLNSFNTNPACGMSQDRNQNQGNTSSYYSYPQDVKPQGSNTQPPPRLYTCAICWKSFRHHFHLTAHHQTVHESGGEKLFCCEVCGKAFAYSNSLTRHRLSQHGLTRSVQSGAQEVGSGGNSVGGGGGVGVGGSGSESEAATNTLLQMAPSTEGHGGQQSHSVVTHGHPQPQPPAGYSPLFYDAAAAHSSTSNVPPYSQPLPPNSTIMPPHHQHSPAGVKGEHIYPAGPSSHTLHTTAPFQPLTELPSTEHHHLHHHHHSHHHLHHQSDPQSCHHSHQGIQSQNEVRRHKKKKKKSEGRDGREGRWEESSGLVRAEGKKEKRKRSHLQRQFRNKKQASLLLKIRRGGEEGGGDYELVTTRGMKIQMLSSLKVPVKCFACPFCPNAKFARQASLLAHRAANHPPRVLAPEERLRCPVCGKQSRRALSAFIHRASHRAEGSFSCRRCSACFWNATLLRRHKVSCRRRAKGLPRGGAISLKLSKRAWERKNTEVQAEVSSMQGDYRY